One window from the genome of Acidobacteriota bacterium encodes:
- a CDS encoding SDR family NAD(P)-dependent oxidoreductase: MPIVDHSMDGQVALITGGSKGIGRAIALAFAENGADVAITARGLEALDATAGELREPGNRVLAVPADVGSTEAVEALYEQVVAELGGIDVLVNNAARGGGGAISKLNEQVFRRVMAVNLWGPIRLSQLCRTTMQERGGGMIINIASNEGLRASPGLGIYPPSKAALINFTELIGKEWAKDGIRAVAIAPGLCRTELAAGLVEMVEKNDIAINPMRRIGEPEDIAALALTLATQAGRFATSTTYVLDGGELSAGPLG, from the coding sequence ATGCCGATCGTCGACCACTCCATGGACGGACAAGTGGCCCTCATCACCGGAGGCTCCAAGGGCATCGGCCGCGCCATCGCCCTCGCCTTCGCCGAGAACGGCGCCGATGTCGCGATCACCGCTCGCGGTCTCGAGGCGCTCGACGCCACCGCCGGCGAACTGCGGGAACCAGGTAACCGCGTCCTGGCAGTTCCGGCCGACGTCGGCAGCACCGAAGCGGTCGAGGCGCTCTACGAGCAGGTGGTCGCCGAACTCGGCGGCATCGACGTCCTGGTCAACAACGCCGCCAGGGGAGGCGGCGGGGCGATCTCCAAGCTGAACGAGCAGGTCTTCCGGCGGGTGATGGCGGTCAACCTCTGGGGACCGATCCGGCTGTCGCAGTTGTGCCGGACGACGATGCAGGAGCGCGGCGGCGGCATGATCATCAACATCGCCTCGAACGAGGGCCTGCGCGCGTCGCCCGGCCTGGGCATCTACCCGCCGTCCAAGGCCGCGCTGATCAACTTCACGGAGCTGATCGGCAAGGAGTGGGCGAAGGACGGTATCCGCGCCGTCGCCATCGCTCCCGGCCTGTGCCGGACGGAACTCGCCGCCGGCCTGGTCGAGATGGTCGAGAAGAACGACATCGCGATCAACCCGATGCGCCGCATCGGAGAGCCCGAGGACATCGCCGCCCTGGCGCTCACCCTGGCAACGCAGGCAGGCCGGTTCGCGACCTCTACGACCTACGTCCTGGACGGCGGCGAACTGAGCGCGGGACCGCTCGGCTAG
- a CDS encoding amidase produces MHDEPIHYMSLRDVARLIEARELSPVALTEAMLDRIAAVDGRLRSYATVMADEALAAARAAESEIEGGRYRGPLHGVPIAVKDLCYTKGVRTMGALSVLSDFVPGFDATVVERLHAAGAVLLGKLNLTEGAMGAYHPDFDIPVNPWDEDLWTGVSSSGSGVATAAGLCFGSLGSDTGGSIRFPSAQCGIVGLKPTWGRVSRYGVLELAGSLDHIGPMTRTVADAAIMLEAIAGTDANDPTSLEVPMPPILPALDGNIAGMRLGYDRRYASEGVDPAVTAAVEEALQVLAGLGAEVMEVEMPAAPFDDWWPLCSYEAVRAHSATYPSRAADYGPYFGEFLAFGAQVSDDAHAEATARRAAFSERFEAMLSAVDALVCPSNVAALPMKEAMGYDTVGAFREALESFAETFDPPLGSIQLFTVPADFAGTPTISLPCGFSAAGAPHSLQLVGRDLSEPTLCRLAHAYEQATDWHLRHPDV; encoded by the coding sequence ATGCACGATGAACCGATCCACTACATGAGCCTGCGCGACGTTGCGCGCCTGATCGAAGCCCGCGAACTCTCGCCGGTCGCCCTGACCGAGGCGATGCTCGACCGGATCGCCGCCGTCGACGGCCGGCTCAGGAGCTACGCGACCGTGATGGCCGACGAGGCGCTTGCCGCGGCACGTGCGGCCGAGTCCGAGATCGAGGGCGGTCGCTACCGGGGACCGCTGCACGGTGTCCCGATCGCCGTGAAGGACCTCTGCTACACGAAGGGCGTGCGCACGATGGGCGCGCTCTCGGTCCTGTCCGACTTCGTCCCGGGGTTCGATGCGACCGTGGTCGAGAGGCTGCATGCCGCGGGCGCCGTTCTGCTCGGCAAGCTGAACCTGACCGAAGGCGCGATGGGCGCCTACCACCCGGACTTCGACATCCCCGTCAACCCCTGGGACGAGGATCTGTGGACGGGCGTCTCGTCGAGCGGCTCGGGCGTGGCGACGGCGGCCGGCCTCTGTTTCGGCTCCCTCGGCTCGGACACCGGCGGATCGATCCGCTTTCCGTCCGCCCAGTGCGGGATCGTGGGGCTCAAGCCGACCTGGGGGCGGGTCAGCCGCTACGGCGTGCTCGAACTCGCGGGGTCGCTCGACCACATCGGGCCGATGACGCGGACCGTCGCCGATGCGGCGATCATGCTCGAAGCGATCGCCGGCACGGACGCGAACGATCCGACCTCTCTCGAGGTGCCGATGCCTCCCATCCTGCCGGCGCTCGACGGGAACATCGCCGGGATGCGGCTCGGGTACGACCGGCGGTACGCCTCGGAAGGCGTCGACCCGGCGGTCACCGCCGCGGTGGAGGAGGCCTTGCAGGTCCTGGCCGGCCTCGGCGCCGAGGTCATGGAAGTCGAGATGCCGGCGGCGCCCTTCGACGACTGGTGGCCGCTCTGCTCCTACGAGGCCGTTCGGGCGCATTCCGCGACATACCCCAGCCGCGCTGCGGACTACGGGCCGTACTTCGGGGAGTTCCTGGCCTTCGGCGCCCAGGTGAGCGACGACGCGCACGCCGAAGCGACCGCACGGCGCGCGGCCTTCAGCGAGCGATTCGAGGCGATGCTGTCCGCGGTCGACGCGCTGGTCTGCCCGTCGAACGTCGCCGCGCTGCCGATGAAGGAGGCGATGGGGTACGACACGGTCGGGGCGTTCAGGGAGGCCCTGGAGTCGTTCGCGGAGACCTTCGATCCGCCGCTCGGCAGCATCCAGCTCTTCACCGTGCCCGCCGACTTCGCCGGCACGCCGACGATCTCCCTGCCGTGCGGCTTCTCGGCCGCGGGCGCGCCCCACAGCCTGCAGCTCGTCGGCCGCGACCTCAGCGAACCGACGCTCTGCCGCCTCGCCCACGCCTATGAGCAGGCCACCGACTGGCACCTGCGCCATCCGGACGTCTGA
- a CDS encoding bifunctional sulfate adenylyltransferase/adenylylsulfate kinase: MTEPRGARRSGSPRSLIAAPDRLNELREGSREWPSWTLTPRQICDLELLMCGGFAPLDGFMNRAAFDSVCETMRLPSGSLWPMPITLDVTPEAASGLEAGSKLVLRDPEGLMLAVLTVEDVWEHDRRKEAQLVYGTLDQAHPGVAHLYQRTNTVSVGGRIEGIQLPRHYDFPGLRKTPLQLRRRFAQLGWKTAVAFQTRNPMHRAHFELTLRAARELEANLLIHPVVGMTKPGDLDHYTRVRCYRKVLAHYPRHTAELALLPLAMRMAGPREALWHALIRRNYGCTHLIVGRDHAGPGVDSKGQPFYGPYDAQELMVEHEAELGVKMVPFRLMVYVEDRDSYEPVDTVKEGERTLSISGSDLRRRLRRGLPIPEWFTFPEVAQELRRSHPARSNQGFTVFFTGLSGAGKSTIANVLLVKFLEAGGRPVTLLDGDIVRTNLSSELGFSREHRDINIRRIGFVASEITKNGGVAICAPIAPYENVRQDVREMIEDVGGFILIHVATPLEVCEERDVKGLYAKARAGLIDAFTGISDPYEAPENPDMVIDTTDITAEEAAQQVILHLEKEGFVGPR, encoded by the coding sequence ATGACCGAGCCGCGAGGGGCGCGGCGCAGCGGCTCGCCACGGTCGCTGATCGCCGCCCCGGATCGCCTGAACGAACTGCGGGAGGGCTCCCGTGAATGGCCTTCCTGGACCCTGACGCCGCGCCAGATCTGCGATCTGGAGCTGCTGATGTGCGGCGGCTTCGCGCCGCTCGACGGGTTCATGAACCGGGCCGCCTTCGACAGCGTCTGCGAGACGATGCGTCTGCCTTCCGGATCACTGTGGCCGATGCCGATCACGCTCGATGTGACGCCGGAGGCCGCTTCCGGTCTCGAAGCGGGATCGAAGCTGGTGCTGCGCGACCCGGAGGGACTGATGCTGGCGGTGCTCACGGTCGAGGACGTCTGGGAGCACGACCGGCGCAAGGAAGCGCAACTGGTCTACGGCACGCTCGACCAGGCCCACCCGGGGGTCGCCCATCTGTACCAGCGGACGAACACCGTCTCCGTCGGCGGCCGGATCGAGGGGATCCAGCTGCCCCGGCACTACGACTTCCCCGGACTGCGGAAGACGCCCCTGCAGTTGCGACGCCGCTTCGCCCAGCTCGGCTGGAAGACGGCGGTGGCCTTCCAGACCCGCAACCCCATGCACCGGGCGCACTTCGAGCTGACGCTGCGGGCGGCCCGCGAGCTGGAGGCGAACCTGCTGATTCACCCCGTCGTCGGCATGACGAAGCCGGGCGATCTCGATCACTACACGCGGGTCCGCTGCTACCGCAAGGTTCTCGCCCACTATCCGCGCCACACCGCGGAGCTGGCGCTGCTCCCTCTCGCCATGCGCATGGCGGGGCCGCGCGAGGCGCTGTGGCATGCCCTGATCCGCAGGAACTACGGGTGCACGCACCTGATCGTGGGCCGCGACCATGCGGGTCCGGGGGTCGATTCGAAGGGCCAGCCGTTCTACGGCCCCTACGACGCGCAGGAGCTGATGGTCGAGCACGAGGCCGAACTCGGCGTGAAGATGGTCCCCTTCCGGTTGATGGTCTACGTGGAGGACCGCGATTCGTACGAACCGGTGGATACCGTGAAGGAGGGTGAGCGGACGCTCTCCATCTCCGGCAGCGACCTGCGCCGGCGTCTGCGGCGCGGTCTGCCGATTCCCGAGTGGTTCACCTTCCCGGAGGTGGCCCAGGAGCTGCGCCGCAGCCATCCGGCCCGCAGCAACCAGGGCTTCACCGTGTTCTTCACCGGGCTTTCCGGCGCCGGCAAGTCGACGATCGCGAACGTCCTGCTGGTCAAGTTCCTCGAGGCCGGCGGCCGGCCGGTGACGTTGCTCGACGGCGACATCGTGCGCACCAACCTGTCCTCCGAGCTCGGCTTTTCCCGGGAACACCGCGACATCAACATCCGGCGGATCGGCTTCGTCGCTTCGGAGATCACGAAGAACGGCGGTGTCGCGATCTGCGCTCCGATCGCCCCGTACGAGAACGTCCGGCAGGACGTGCGCGAGATGATCGAGGACGTGGGCGGGTTCATCCTGATCCATGTGGCGACGCCGCTCGAGGTGTGCGAAGAACGCGACGTCAAGGGGCTCTACGCCAAGGCCAGGGCGGGGCTGATCGACGCCTTCACCGGCATCTCCGATCCGTACGAGGCGCCCGAGAACCCGGACATGGTGATCGATACGACGGACATCACCGCCGAGGAGGCCGCGCAGCAGGTCATCCTCCACCTGGAGAAGGAGGGGTTCGTCGGACCGCGCTGA
- the metH gene encoding methionine synthase produces the protein MTSSPHDRVARESALRAALERRILVLDGATGTAFQAANLGPEDFGGEELEGCNEILVETRPDVVLDVHRSYLEAGADIVETNTFGGTPLVLAEYGLGERAFELNRRAAQLARQACATAGRECFVCGSMGPTTKAISVTGGVTFEQLRDDYRTQALGLVAGGADYLLLETCQDTRNVKAGLIGIEAAFRQAGWRLPVAVSVTIETMGTMLGGQEVEALAASLLHRDRRDLLYVGLNCATGPDQMFDHLRALSEICRTRVGCVPNAGLPDEDGLYSQTPDDFRATFSRFLDHGWLNLVGGCCGTTGAHIEAFADLVRDRSPRRPPGHRRCIVSGLDAAELTEDNRPLLVGERTNVLGSRKFKRLIREGEYEAAAEVGRAQVLGGAQVVDICLQDPERDETEDMERFLERLVRRVKVPLMIDSTDHEVMARALTWCQGRSILNSINLEDGLERFERVVPLAREFGCSLVVGLIDEEGMAVSVERKLEVAARSYELLTSRWGIEPQEIWWDPLVFPCGTGDEAYLGSAAATIDGVRRVREAFPGTRTILGISNVSFGLPLAGREVLNAVFVYRCTQAGLDAAIVNTQGLARYAEIPVAERVLAEALLDLRPGDVEAGQRAVEAFTAAFRERKGWQEQAPRDLLPLPERLSRSVVEGSKEGLRPDLDAALADPRWPDPLDIINGPLMTGMAEVGRLFNDNELIVAEVLQSAEVMKAAVDHLEPHMERMEGMTRGRVILATVKGDVHDIGKNLVDIILTNNGFEVVNLGIKVPSEQLVQAARKHKPDVIGLSGLLVKSAQQMVATAGDLRDAGIETDLVVGGAALTRRFTHNRIAPEYGGVCTYAGDAMSGLDLIERLCDGGRRSEQLDRIDALRVRDRAPVRTGSRGAKASAGDRRSRAVRADVPAPQPPDLERHTARFDLDDVWPHLNLQMLYAKHLGLKGSVERLRVANDPKLLKVEAVVEELKEFARGELAAHGVWRFFPARSEGNRLVLLEPAEAGEKVAAEWLLPRQPREDGLCLADYVLPRGDHVALFVVTAGAGVREAAERFKARGEYLKSHAYAALALETAEAAAELLHQRLRAKLGFPDPPEMTTRDRLAARYRGKRYSFGYPACPDLAGQRQLFAALQPADIGVELTEGDMMDPEATVSALVFHHPDARYFGV, from the coding sequence GTGACCAGCTCGCCGCACGACCGCGTTGCACGCGAGAGCGCCCTCCGCGCCGCGCTCGAACGGCGCATCCTCGTGCTCGACGGCGCCACGGGTACGGCCTTTCAGGCGGCGAACCTGGGACCGGAGGACTTCGGCGGCGAGGAACTCGAGGGTTGCAACGAGATCCTGGTCGAGACCCGGCCGGACGTCGTGCTCGACGTCCACCGCTCCTACCTCGAGGCCGGCGCCGACATCGTCGAGACGAACACCTTCGGCGGCACGCCCCTGGTGCTCGCGGAGTACGGTCTCGGGGAGCGTGCCTTCGAACTGAACCGCAGAGCCGCCCAACTGGCGCGGCAGGCATGCGCCACGGCCGGCCGCGAGTGCTTCGTCTGCGGCTCGATGGGGCCGACGACGAAGGCGATCTCGGTGACCGGCGGCGTCACCTTCGAGCAACTGCGGGACGACTACCGCACGCAGGCTCTGGGGCTTGTGGCCGGCGGCGCGGACTACCTGCTGCTCGAGACCTGCCAGGACACGCGCAACGTGAAGGCGGGCCTGATCGGGATCGAGGCGGCGTTCCGGCAGGCGGGTTGGCGTCTGCCCGTCGCGGTCTCGGTGACGATCGAGACGATGGGGACCATGCTCGGAGGCCAGGAGGTCGAGGCGCTGGCGGCCTCCCTGCTGCACCGGGACCGCCGGGACCTGCTCTACGTGGGCCTCAACTGCGCCACCGGCCCGGACCAGATGTTCGACCACCTGCGGGCCCTGTCCGAGATCTGCCGGACGCGGGTCGGCTGCGTGCCCAACGCCGGCCTGCCGGACGAGGACGGGCTCTACAGCCAGACGCCCGATGACTTCCGCGCGACCTTTTCCCGCTTCCTCGATCACGGCTGGCTGAACCTCGTCGGCGGCTGTTGCGGCACGACCGGGGCCCACATCGAGGCGTTCGCCGATCTGGTCCGCGACCGTTCGCCGCGCCGGCCGCCCGGGCATCGTCGCTGCATCGTCTCGGGGTTGGACGCCGCGGAGCTGACCGAGGACAACCGGCCGCTCCTGGTCGGCGAGCGCACGAACGTTCTCGGCAGCCGCAAGTTCAAGCGCCTGATCAGGGAAGGCGAGTACGAAGCGGCGGCCGAGGTCGGCCGAGCCCAGGTCCTGGGTGGAGCGCAGGTCGTCGACATCTGTCTCCAGGACCCCGAGCGCGACGAGACGGAGGACATGGAGCGCTTCCTGGAGCGGCTGGTGCGCCGGGTCAAGGTGCCGCTCATGATCGACAGCACGGACCACGAGGTGATGGCGCGGGCGCTGACCTGGTGCCAGGGAAGGTCGATCCTGAACTCGATCAACCTGGAGGACGGGTTGGAGCGTTTCGAGCGGGTCGTGCCGCTGGCGCGGGAGTTCGGCTGCTCCCTGGTCGTCGGGCTGATCGACGAAGAGGGCATGGCGGTGTCGGTGGAGCGGAAGCTCGAAGTCGCCGCGCGCTCGTACGAGCTGTTGACGTCCAGGTGGGGGATCGAGCCCCAGGAGATCTGGTGGGATCCGCTCGTCTTCCCCTGCGGCACGGGCGACGAGGCTTATCTCGGTTCCGCGGCGGCGACGATCGATGGCGTGCGCCGGGTCCGCGAGGCGTTCCCGGGCACCCGGACCATCCTCGGCATCTCGAACGTGAGCTTCGGCCTGCCCCTCGCGGGGCGGGAGGTGCTGAACGCGGTGTTCGTCTACCGCTGCACCCAGGCCGGCCTCGACGCGGCGATCGTCAACACCCAGGGCCTGGCGCGCTACGCCGAGATCCCGGTCGCTGAACGGGTGCTGGCGGAGGCGTTGCTCGATCTGCGGCCCGGCGATGTCGAGGCGGGACAGCGCGCGGTCGAGGCGTTTACCGCCGCGTTTCGGGAGCGCAAGGGCTGGCAGGAGCAGGCGCCGCGGGATCTGCTGCCGCTGCCGGAGCGCCTGTCGCGCTCGGTGGTCGAGGGCAGCAAGGAGGGCCTGCGCCCGGACCTTGACGCGGCGCTCGCCGACCCGCGCTGGCCCGATCCGCTGGACATCATCAACGGACCTCTCATGACCGGCATGGCCGAGGTGGGCCGGCTGTTCAACGACAACGAGTTGATCGTGGCCGAGGTGCTGCAGAGCGCCGAAGTGATGAAGGCCGCGGTCGACCACCTCGAGCCGCACATGGAGCGGATGGAGGGCATGACCCGCGGCCGGGTGATCCTCGCCACGGTCAAGGGCGACGTCCACGACATCGGCAAGAACCTGGTCGACATCATCCTGACCAACAACGGCTTCGAGGTCGTGAACCTGGGGATCAAGGTGCCGAGCGAGCAGTTGGTCCAGGCCGCCCGCAAGCACAAACCGGACGTGATCGGCCTCTCCGGACTCCTGGTCAAGAGCGCCCAGCAGATGGTCGCGACCGCGGGGGATCTGAGGGACGCGGGGATCGAGACGGACCTGGTGGTCGGCGGCGCGGCGTTGACGCGGCGGTTCACCCACAACCGGATCGCGCCCGAGTACGGCGGCGTCTGCACCTACGCCGGCGATGCGATGAGCGGGCTCGACCTGATCGAGCGGCTGTGCGACGGTGGGCGCCGGAGCGAGCAGCTCGACCGGATCGACGCGCTCCGCGTGCGGGACCGGGCGCCGGTTCGCACCGGCTCGAGGGGAGCGAAAGCGTCGGCGGGGGACCGTCGCAGCAGGGCCGTGCGCGCCGACGTCCCGGCGCCTCAGCCCCCCGACCTGGAGCGGCACACCGCCCGCTTCGACCTCGACGACGTTTGGCCGCACCTGAACCTGCAGATGCTCTACGCGAAGCATCTGGGACTGAAGGGTTCCGTGGAACGGCTGCGCGTTGCGAACGATCCGAAGCTGCTCAAGGTCGAGGCGGTCGTCGAGGAACTCAAGGAGTTCGCGCGCGGCGAGTTGGCGGCGCATGGAGTGTGGCGGTTCTTCCCGGCCCGGAGCGAGGGCAACCGGCTCGTCCTGTTGGAACCGGCCGAAGCGGGCGAGAAGGTCGCGGCCGAGTGGCTCCTGCCCCGGCAGCCACGCGAAGACGGCCTCTGCCTCGCCGACTACGTGCTGCCGCGAGGTGACCACGTGGCCCTTTTCGTGGTTACCGCCGGGGCCGGCGTGCGCGAGGCGGCCGAGCGGTTCAAGGCCCGCGGCGAGTACCTGAAGAGCCATGCCTACGCCGCGCTGGCGCTCGAGACCGCCGAAGCCGCCGCCGAACTCCTGCACCAACGGCTCCGGGCCAAGCTCGGATTCCCCGATCCGCCGGAGATGACGACCCGCGACCGCCTGGCCGCGAGGTACCGCGGCAAGCGCTACTCCTTCGGCTATCCGGCCTGCCCCGACCTCGCCGGCCAGCGCCAGCTCTTCGCCGCGCTACAGCCCGCCGACATCGGCGTGGAACTCACCGAGGGCGACATGATGGACCCCGAGGCGACGGTGTCGGCGTTGGTGTTCCACCACCCGGACGCGCGCTACTTCGGCGTCTGA
- a CDS encoding ABC-F family ATP-binding cassette domain-containing protein has product MISISNLGKSFGEQTLFTGASVRFAKGERYGLVGSNGSGKSTLLRILSGDEPVSEGSISIPKRCRLGVLKQDHFEYEEVPILDVVMMGNAELWDAMVEKDRLLERADEHFDGDRFAALEEVVMRWDGYSLESRAAEILEGLGIETEVHRQPLSTLSGGFKLRVLLAQTLAAAPDALLLDEPTNHLDILSIRWLEKFLSDFRGVVLVVSHDHRFLDNVCTQIADIDYETLTVYPGTYSNFERKKVEERARREAEIAQRQQEIDHHQKFVDRFRYKASKARQAQSRVKLINRMTIEPLPQSSRRYPLFRFASRRPSGKRVLTLEGISKSYGDNHVLDDVSIEIGRGERIAIIGPNGIGKSTLLKIAIGEVPADSGEIDWGYETHPGYFAQDHRQQLLDSQGAERKTVENWLWDCCPGEPIGFVRGQLGAVLFSKDEAIKRIGSLSGGEAARLLFCRHIVLKPNVMVLDEPTNHLDLEAIEALIEGLSDYPGTLLLVSHDRWFVSRLATRIIEISRDGVNDFVGSYDEYLDRLGDDHLDRAAALVRAKREKREKKAAAQAL; this is encoded by the coding sequence ATGATCTCCATCTCCAACCTCGGCAAGAGCTTCGGCGAACAGACCCTGTTCACCGGCGCGAGTGTCCGCTTCGCGAAAGGCGAACGCTACGGACTCGTGGGCTCCAACGGCTCGGGAAAGTCGACCCTGCTGCGCATCCTGAGCGGCGACGAACCGGTCAGCGAGGGCTCGATCTCCATCCCGAAGCGGTGCCGGCTCGGGGTGCTGAAGCAGGACCACTTCGAGTACGAGGAGGTTCCGATTCTCGACGTCGTGATGATGGGCAACGCCGAGCTCTGGGACGCGATGGTCGAGAAGGATCGGCTGCTGGAGCGGGCCGACGAGCACTTCGACGGCGACCGCTTCGCCGCGCTCGAGGAGGTCGTCATGCGCTGGGACGGCTACTCGCTCGAGTCCCGGGCCGCCGAGATCCTGGAGGGGCTGGGGATCGAGACGGAGGTCCATCGTCAGCCGCTCTCGACTCTCTCCGGCGGCTTCAAGCTCCGCGTGCTGCTGGCGCAGACCCTGGCGGCGGCTCCCGACGCGCTGCTGCTCGACGAGCCGACGAACCACCTCGACATCCTGTCCATCCGCTGGCTCGAGAAGTTCCTGTCCGACTTCAGGGGCGTGGTCCTCGTCGTCTCCCACGACCACCGCTTCCTCGACAACGTCTGCACCCAGATCGCCGACATCGACTACGAGACGTTGACCGTCTACCCCGGCACGTACTCCAACTTCGAGCGGAAGAAGGTTGAGGAACGGGCCCGCCGCGAGGCCGAGATCGCACAGCGCCAGCAGGAGATCGACCACCACCAGAAGTTCGTCGACCGCTTCCGCTACAAGGCGAGCAAGGCGCGGCAGGCCCAGAGCCGGGTGAAGCTGATCAACCGGATGACGATCGAGCCGCTGCCGCAGAGTTCGCGGCGCTATCCGCTGTTCCGGTTCGCGTCGCGGCGACCCTCCGGCAAGCGCGTGCTCACCCTCGAGGGCATCTCGAAGAGCTACGGCGACAACCACGTGCTCGACGACGTGTCGATCGAGATCGGCCGCGGAGAGCGGATCGCGATCATCGGTCCGAACGGGATCGGCAAGTCGACCCTGCTCAAGATCGCGATCGGCGAGGTCCCCGCCGACTCCGGCGAGATCGACTGGGGCTACGAGACCCACCCCGGCTACTTCGCCCAGGACCACCGCCAGCAACTGCTGGACAGCCAGGGTGCGGAGCGCAAGACGGTCGAGAACTGGCTCTGGGACTGCTGCCCCGGCGAACCGATCGGCTTCGTGCGCGGCCAGCTCGGCGCCGTCCTGTTCTCCAAGGACGAGGCGATCAAGCGGATCGGCAGCCTCTCCGGCGGCGAGGCGGCACGTCTCCTCTTCTGCCGCCACATCGTCCTCAAGCCCAACGTGATGGTGCTGGACGAGCCGACGAACCACCTCGACCTGGAGGCGATCGAAGCGCTGATCGAGGGGCTTTCCGACTACCCCGGCACCCTGCTCCTCGTGTCCCACGACCGCTGGTTCGTGAGCCGCCTCGCGACCCGGATCATCGAGATCTCGAGGGACGGCGTCAACGACTTCGTCGGCAGCTACGACGAGTACCTCGACCGCCTCGGCGACGACCACCTCGACCGGGCGGCGGCGCTGGTCAGGGCGAAGAGGGAGAAACGGGAGAAGAAGGCGGCAGCGCAGGCTCTCTAG
- a CDS encoding VanZ family protein gives MAEPLERGLARFLALLVGDTPRVAARAPWDWIAHGVLFTVLAWAWCAPAARAGKVRGVFVAAAGAVAYGGAIEVVQRLVGYRSGEWMDLVADAVGVGVGALLATGIWPRLPR, from the coding sequence TTGGCGGAACCGCTGGAGCGCGGCCTGGCGCGCTTCCTCGCCCTGCTCGTGGGCGATACGCCCAGGGTGGCGGCGCGGGCGCCCTGGGACTGGATCGCGCACGGCGTGCTCTTCACCGTGCTCGCCTGGGCCTGGTGCGCGCCGGCAGCGCGGGCGGGGAAGGTTCGCGGCGTGTTCGTGGCGGCCGCCGGCGCCGTGGCCTATGGAGGGGCCATCGAGGTGGTGCAGAGGCTGGTCGGCTACCGGTCCGGAGAGTGGATGGATCTGGTCGCCGATGCCGTCGGCGTCGGCGTCGGCGCCCTGCTCGCCACGGGAATCTGGCCGCGGCTGCCGCGGTAG
- the gmd gene encoding GDP-mannose 4,6-dehydratase, with product MSRRRALVTGVTGQDGSYLAEQLLAEDWDVWGLVRPVSQLGGTRRIDHLLDRDDDSGPRLRLIAGDLADASSLDRAVAETGPHEIYNLGAQSHVQVSFELPGPTGQITGLGVLRLLEAMRRHAPEARFYQASSSELYGRAVESPQRETTRFYPRSPYGAAKAYGFHITRNYREAHGLFAVNGILFNHESPRRGETFVTRKIALGAARIRAGLQDCLHLGNLSSQRDWGFAGDYVEAMRLMLRADEPDDYVIATGETHSVREFCEIAFAHAGLQLAWRGSGVDEQGLAEDGRVLVAVDPRFFRAAEVDALCGDASRARERLGWQPRVTFRQLVEMMVDAELEAVGLAAG from the coding sequence GTGAGCAGGCGGCGGGCGCTGGTCACCGGCGTAACCGGTCAGGACGGTTCCTATCTCGCCGAGCAGTTGCTCGCCGAGGACTGGGACGTCTGGGGGCTGGTGCGGCCGGTCTCCCAGCTCGGGGGGACGCGGCGGATCGACCACCTGCTCGACCGGGATGACGACAGCGGCCCCCGGCTTCGGCTGATCGCGGGCGATCTCGCCGACGCCTCCTCCCTCGATCGCGCGGTGGCGGAGACGGGACCGCACGAGATCTACAACCTGGGGGCGCAGTCCCACGTCCAGGTCTCCTTCGAGCTTCCGGGGCCAACGGGTCAGATCACCGGCCTCGGCGTGTTGCGGCTGCTGGAGGCGATGCGGAGGCATGCGCCGGAGGCGCGCTTCTACCAGGCCTCGTCGTCGGAGCTCTACGGCCGGGCGGTGGAGTCGCCGCAGCGCGAGACCACCCGCTTCTACCCGCGGAGCCCCTACGGCGCGGCCAAGGCCTACGGCTTCCACATCACCCGCAACTACCGTGAGGCCCACGGCCTCTTCGCGGTCAACGGGATCCTGTTCAACCACGAGTCGCCGCGCCGGGGCGAGACCTTCGTGACCCGGAAGATCGCCCTGGGGGCGGCGCGCATCCGGGCGGGCCTTCAGGACTGCCTCCATCTCGGCAATCTGTCGTCACAGCGCGATTGGGGATTCGCCGGCGACTACGTGGAGGCGATGCGGCTGATGCTCCGCGCCGACGAGCCGGACGACTACGTGATCGCCACCGGCGAGACCCACAGCGTGCGCGAATTCTGCGAGATCGCCTTCGCCCATGCCGGACTGCAGCTCGCCTGGCGTGGTTCGGGAGTGGACGAGCAGGGTTTGGCCGAGGACGGCCGGGTGCTGGTCGCGGTCGACCCCCGGTTCTTCCGGGCGGCCGAAGTCGACGCTCTCTGCGGCGACGCGAGTCGGGCCCGCGAGCGTCTTGGTTGGCAGCCCCGAGTCACCTTCCGTCAGCTCGTCGAGATGATGGTCGACGCGGAACTCGAGGCGGTCGGACTGGCGGCCGGATGA